The Pseudanabaena yagii GIHE-NHR1 genome segment ATGGATGGAAAACGTCAATATTTACTGGCTCAGCCCTATTCCGATGGCAAAGGTATTGATTGGTTAGTAGTTGTAGTGGTTCCAGAATCAGACTTTATGGAACAAATCAACCAAAATACCCAGAATACAATGCTGCTGAGTCTAGTAGCTTTAGTTGTAGTAATTGTGCTTGGGATGTTGACAGCAAGGCTAATTACTGCGCCGATTTTGCGCGTTTATCAAGCGGCTAATCGATTAGCAAAAGGGGATTTAGGTGAACAGGTTACCCCTAGCGCGATCGCCGAAATCAACGAGCTATCCAATGCATTTAATAAGATGTCGGAACAGCTTAAGGAATCCTTTGAGACTTTAGAAGATAAGGTAAGAGAACGCACTGCGGATTTAGCGATCGCTAATCAAGAAATCATTACCCTCAATGAAAATCTGCGTAAAGACAATTTGAGGCTAGGGGCGGAAATCGATGTGGTGCGCCAGATGCAGACGATGATTTTACCCAATGCCGAAGAGTTAGAAATAGAAGGCTTAGATATTGCTGCCTATATGGATGCGGCGGCGGATGTTGGTGGTGATTATTATGAAGTTCTCAATAGCGATGGGATCGTTACCTTGGGGATTGGGGATGTGACAGGACATGGGCTAGAGAGTGGCATTTTGATGCTGATGACACAAACGGCAGTGAGAACCCTTAAGGAAAGTGGTGAAGGTAATCCTGTAAGGTTTCTGGATATTTTAAATCGCACTCTCTATAAAAATGTACAACGCATTAATTCTGAGAAATGTTTAACGCTATCGATTCTAAATTATGCCAACGGACAGGTCAGCATTAGCGGTCAGCATGAAGAAACAATTGTGGTACGAAAGTCTGGTGCGATCGAGCGGATTGACACGATGGATTTGGGATTTCCGATCGCATTGGATGGTGACATTACCGCTTTTATTAATCAGGTGATTGTGGAGTTACAGCATGGTGATGGGGTAGTGCTATATACCGATGGTATTACCGAAGCCTGTGATATTCATAAAAATATTTATGGTATCGAACGAATGTGTAATGTCATTAGTCAGCATTGGCATTTACCATCTGAGCAGATCAAGGATGCAATTATTGCTGACGTAAGACGACATATTGGTGAGCAGAAAGTATTTGACGATATTACTTTATTAATTCTCAAGCGGCAGTAAGGCTCTTGCGGATAAAAAATGTCCCACCTATCTAGCTTCGACTTCGCTCAGCTAACGTTTGCTGAGCGGAGTCGAAGCCACAGGTACTTTAATTAATAGCAAGTCCCTAACCCACAACAAACTTCACAAATTGTCTCTACTTTTTGAGAGAGGGTTTGCTACGCAAACCCTCTCTCAAAAAGTAAAACCCTTGCTAAGCAAGGGTTTTACTTTTGAATTCTTAAAATTTGCCACTTAACCCGAACTGACATCATTTCCGCAGATAGATCCACGGATGTTCTATAAAAGCCGTAATATTACCCTTAAATGGTTCACTCTGTGAGCGATTCGGCGCATTTAGTAAATTTAAAAAACGCTCTACATCCTCAAAATTTACCTGATGTATTAAGTAATGAGATAGAAACTGTCTAACGATTCTTCTTTGCAAAGCTAAAGGCTGATGCTGTACAAGTTGGCGCTGTAAACAAGGTTGGTGAGCATCCCAGATTACAGAAATCCCCTCTTCAAAAAATTTACGAGCCTGACTCTCTAAATAGCTCACATCACTATGTAAAATCTCGGCGGTTTGAGCGATCGCTGTTTCTAGCTGGGGATTAAAATGCTCCTGCAAATAGGGGATTGTCTCTAACCGTAAGCGATTGCGGCGATAGTCGAGATTTTGATTAGTACTATCTTCCCAAATGGGA includes the following:
- a CDS encoding SpoIIE family protein phosphatase, coding for MNLPKLVGNSSSKFRLSTTIVVPFVLQIVAAVGLVGYLSYRNGQESVNRLASQIRTEVASRTNQVLEGYFKTPYQITKNNINALKLNHINLEDKETVERYFAAQLQIYPMLGEIFVGQPDGTMIYVGRKSDGSLLAATTIAVPQRAFYQLDSLGNHSKFEKFDTFDARTRPWYKAATERHGQSWSGVYQSRTIRNLGTAAAEPYYDQQGNLVAVFSNFIMLQGISDFLTSLKISPTGQVFVMDQKGLLIATSTGEHSFLPNGTDGSLQQIQAIKSQNPLTSSAVKYLQEEFGDFKRIRELHELAFDMDGKRQYLLAQPYSDGKGIDWLVVVVVPESDFMEQINQNTQNTMLLSLVALVVVIVLGMLTARLITAPILRVYQAANRLAKGDLGEQVTPSAIAEINELSNAFNKMSEQLKESFETLEDKVRERTADLAIANQEIITLNENLRKDNLRLGAEIDVVRQMQTMILPNAEELEIEGLDIAAYMDAAADVGGDYYEVLNSDGIVTLGIGDVTGHGLESGILMLMTQTAVRTLKESGEGNPVRFLDILNRTLYKNVQRINSEKCLTLSILNYANGQVSISGQHEETIVVRKSGAIERIDTMDLGFPIALDGDITAFINQVIVELQHGDGVVLYTDGITEACDIHKNIYGIERMCNVISQHWHLPSEQIKDAIIADVRRHIGEQKVFDDITLLILKRQ